The following proteins are co-located in the Komagataeibacter sp. FNDCF1 genome:
- a CDS encoding dihydroorotase family protein, producing MKPVLFENVRLIDPASAMDRPGRLLVHDGVIAGTDLPQAEGAPEGAEVIDGGGQLVLCPGLVDMRVTIGEPGFEYRETVLSAAKAAVAGGITTIAVLPNTSPTIDNPALARLLRARGEETGMIDILPYGALTRECAGREMAEIGLLAEAGAIAFTDGPHAIADSRTMRQMLTYAKGFGALIVQHPEDPSLARGGCATDGELATRLGLPGIPAAAEAILIARDLRLARMTGGRLHFGHVSTAEGLDLIRAAKADGLQVTCDTAPPYFDLNETVIGDFRTYAKLSPPLRAEADRRAICAGLADGTIDAVASDHMPCDADDKRQPFAVAAAGGTGLCTLLAVTLAQVHAGNLDMNAAIGLLTHRPARVLGSTTGTLAAGMPADLCLFNPDTGWIVRAGELPGKAQNTPFDGRALEGRVMGTWKKGRRVFGAQAA from the coding sequence CGACGGCGTGATCGCGGGCACCGACCTGCCACAGGCCGAAGGCGCGCCGGAGGGGGCCGAGGTTATTGACGGTGGTGGCCAGCTTGTCCTGTGCCCCGGCCTGGTGGACATGCGGGTCACGATTGGCGAACCCGGTTTTGAATACCGCGAGACGGTGCTGTCCGCGGCAAAGGCGGCGGTGGCCGGTGGCATCACCACCATTGCGGTGCTGCCCAATACCAGCCCCACCATAGACAACCCGGCCCTGGCCCGCCTGCTGCGCGCGCGTGGCGAGGAAACGGGCATGATCGACATCCTGCCCTATGGCGCGCTGACACGCGAATGCGCGGGCAGGGAAATGGCGGAAATCGGGCTGCTGGCCGAAGCCGGCGCCATTGCCTTTACCGACGGCCCCCACGCCATTGCCGACAGCCGCACCATGCGCCAGATGCTGACCTATGCCAAAGGCTTCGGCGCGCTGATCGTCCAGCACCCCGAGGACCCGTCACTGGCACGCGGGGGCTGTGCCACCGATGGCGAACTGGCCACGCGCCTGGGCCTGCCGGGCATACCGGCGGCGGCCGAGGCCATCCTGATCGCGCGCGACCTGCGGCTTGCGCGCATGACGGGCGGTCGGCTGCATTTCGGCCATGTCTCCACTGCGGAAGGGCTGGACCTGATCCGCGCGGCCAAGGCCGACGGGCTGCAGGTCACCTGCGATACGGCACCACCATATTTCGACCTGAACGAGACCGTGATCGGTGATTTCCGGACCTATGCCAAGCTTTCCCCCCCGCTGCGGGCGGAAGCCGACCGCCGCGCCATCTGCGCGGGGCTGGCCGATGGCACGATCGATGCCGTGGCGTCCGACCACATGCCGTGCGATGCCGATGACAAACGCCAGCCCTTTGCCGTGGCGGCGGCAGGTGGCACGGGGCTGTGCACGCTGCTGGCGGTAACGCTGGCGCAGGTCCATGCGGGCAATCTGGACATGAATGCGGCAATCGGACTGCTGACCCACCGCCCGGCCCGCGTGCTGGGCAGCACGACAGGCACGCTGGCTGCCGGCATGCCCGCTGACCTGTGCCTGTTCAATCCTGATACCGGCTGGATCGTGCGTGCAGGTGAACTGCCGGGCAAGGCGCAGAACACCCCGTTTGACGGCCGCGCGCTGGAAGGCCGCGTGATGGGTACGTGGAAGAAGGGCCGCCGTGTATTCGGGGCGCAGGCCGCATGA